In Pseudomonas sp. R76, one genomic interval encodes:
- the mvaT gene encoding histone-like nucleoid-structuring protein MvaT: MSLINEYRATEEAIKELQARLKNLSQDDKLQTELEFEGKLRTLMGEYSKSLRDIIALLDPESKVKAPRGAVKTTGTKRARKVKQYKNPHNGEVIETKGGNHKTLKEWKAKWGGDVVEGWATLLG; this comes from the coding sequence ATGTCTCTGATCAACGAATACCGTGCCACCGAAGAAGCTATCAAAGAGCTGCAAGCCCGTTTGAAGAACCTGTCCCAAGACGACAAGCTGCAAACCGAGCTGGAATTCGAAGGTAAACTGCGCACCCTGATGGGTGAATACTCCAAATCCCTGCGTGACATCATCGCGCTGCTGGATCCAGAGTCGAAAGTTAAAGCACCGCGTGGCGCTGTAAAAACTACCGGCACCAAGCGTGCTCGCAAGGTCAAGCAATACAAGAACCCGCACAATGGCGAAGTGATTGAAACCAAAGGTGGCAACCACAAAACCCTGAAAGAGTGGAAAGCCAAGTGGGGCGGCGACGTCGTTGAAGGCTGGGCTACCCTGCTGGGCTAA
- the sbcB gene encoding exodeoxyribonuclease I → MTSIFWYDYETTGINPRSDRPLQVAGIRTDLELNEVGPPINLYCQPSDDILPHPAACAITGITPSVLAEKGLAEADFMTRVHAELAAPGTCGAGYNTLRFDDEMTRYSLYRNFFDPYAREWQGGNSRWDLIDVVRTAYALRPEGIVWPEQDGRVTLKLERLTEANGIDHGQAHNALSDVRATIALARLVREKQPKLYDWLFQLRSKQRVMDQIRLLQPMVHISGRFSAERHYLGVVLPLAWHPRNRNVLIVCDLGLDPQGLLDLDAATLRARLYTRRDDLAEGELPVPLKLVHINRCPVVAPLNVLRAQDAERLQLDMAACQARALRLTDAQEVWRDKLAAIYAEEDFAPNADPEQQLYDGFIGDRDRRLCEQVRSAEPAHLAHQQWPFDDHRLPELLFRYRARNFPDTLNSEEQQRWKLFCQQRLSNPEWGAPNTLLAFKQAREELALSATSFQCQVLDQWQEYADSLAARLAL, encoded by the coding sequence GTGACCTCCATTTTCTGGTACGACTATGAAACCACCGGCATTAACCCGCGCAGCGATCGCCCGCTGCAGGTCGCCGGTATTCGTACCGATCTCGAACTCAACGAGGTCGGCCCGCCGATCAATCTTTATTGTCAGCCCAGCGACGACATCCTGCCTCACCCGGCCGCTTGCGCGATCACCGGTATCACCCCAAGTGTTCTGGCGGAAAAGGGGTTGGCCGAAGCCGACTTCATGACCCGCGTGCACGCCGAGCTGGCCGCGCCAGGCACCTGTGGCGCCGGCTACAACACCCTGCGTTTTGACGATGAAATGACGCGCTACAGCCTGTACCGCAACTTTTTTGACCCCTACGCCCGTGAATGGCAGGGCGGCAACAGTCGCTGGGATTTGATCGATGTCGTGCGCACAGCCTATGCGCTGCGCCCCGAAGGTATCGTCTGGCCGGAGCAGGACGGGCGCGTCACCCTTAAACTTGAGCGCTTGACCGAGGCCAATGGAATTGATCATGGCCAGGCTCACAATGCCTTGTCGGACGTGCGAGCCACGATTGCACTGGCCCGTTTGGTCCGGGAGAAACAGCCGAAGCTATACGACTGGCTGTTTCAGTTGCGCAGTAAGCAGCGGGTGATGGATCAAATACGCCTGCTGCAACCCATGGTGCATATTTCCGGGCGTTTTTCCGCCGAGCGTCATTACCTGGGCGTGGTGCTGCCTCTGGCTTGGCACCCGCGCAACCGGAATGTGCTGATTGTCTGTGACCTGGGGCTCGACCCGCAGGGGTTGCTGGATCTGGACGCCGCTACCTTGCGCGCACGTCTCTACACGCGGCGCGACGATCTGGCGGAGGGGGAACTGCCGGTTCCGCTCAAGTTGGTGCATATCAACCGCTGCCCGGTGGTTGCCCCTTTGAATGTGCTGCGGGCACAGGATGCCGAGCGCCTGCAGTTGGATATGGCGGCGTGCCAGGCACGGGCGCTGCGACTAACTGACGCACAGGAAGTTTGGCGCGATAAGTTGGCGGCCATTTACGCTGAGGAAGATTTTGCGCCGAATGCAGATCCTGAGCAGCAGCTCTATGACGGTTTTATAGGTGACCGCGACCGTCGTTTATGCGAACAAGTCCGGTCGGCTGAACCGGCACATCTAGCGCATCAGCAGTGGCCTTTTGATGATCATCGATTGCCTGAACTGTTATTTCGCTACCGCGCACGCAACTTTCCTGACACCTTGAACAGCGAGGAGCAACAGCGCTGGAAACTTTTTTGCCAGCAACGTTTGTCGAATCCGGAGTGGGGCGCACCCAATACCCTTTTGGCATTTAAACAGGCGCGTGAGGAGTTGGCCCTTAGTGCTACATCGTTTCAGTGCCAGGTGCTTGATCAATGGCAGGAGTATGCCGATTCATTAGCGGCTCGCCTGGCGCTGTAG
- a CDS encoding RDD family protein, with protein sequence MPSPPLDTRYQIETPEGIDLPLRPAGLLPRVLAFAFDLGVRGLIMGILLVPLALLGNIGIGLGSLLLFLVSWWYMVLFEVLNQGCSPGKQVMGLRVVQDDGTPVGWSASLIRNLLRFVDMLPFGYFLGAISCLQHPHFKRLGDLAAGTLVVYREQPLLRPQIPQAGALRLPFALDLSEQRAILGFAERQAELSSERVHELASILATPLQVSPARAVEQLNGVARGLLGPT encoded by the coding sequence ATGCCATCACCCCCGTTGGATACCCGCTATCAGATCGAGACCCCAGAGGGTATTGATCTGCCCTTGCGCCCGGCAGGTCTTCTGCCACGCGTCCTGGCCTTTGCTTTCGACCTGGGCGTGCGTGGGCTGATCATGGGTATCCTGCTCGTGCCGTTGGCCCTGCTGGGCAATATCGGCATCGGCCTGGGCTCATTGCTGTTGTTCCTGGTCAGTTGGTGGTACATGGTCCTGTTCGAGGTGCTCAATCAGGGCTGCTCCCCTGGCAAACAAGTCATGGGCCTGCGGGTGGTACAGGACGACGGCACACCTGTCGGCTGGTCCGCATCACTGATCCGCAACCTGCTGCGCTTCGTCGATATGCTGCCCTTCGGTTACTTCCTCGGCGCCATCAGTTGCCTGCAACATCCTCATTTCAAGCGCCTCGGCGACTTGGCCGCCGGCACGCTGGTGGTCTACCGTGAACAGCCACTGCTGCGCCCTCAGATTCCTCAAGCTGGCGCCCTGCGACTGCCCTTTGCCCTGGACCTGAGCGAGCAACGCGCCATCCTCGGCTTCGCCGAGCGCCAGGCTGAGCTGTCGAGCGAACGGGTGCATGAACTGGCCTCAATCCTCGCCACGCCCCTGCAAGTGTCGCCGGCGCGGGCCGTGGAACAGCTCAATGGTGTGGCCCGTGGCTTGTTGGGGCCGACATGA
- a CDS encoding stage II sporulation protein M, translating into MKQSQFESRHQAQWEAFTEQLKQLEQGKAKPSDVADFPRHYRRLCQHLALAQERGYSSYLVDPLQQLALRGHQQLYRHRSQLGANVLAFILAGFPRLVREQWRFVLIASLLFFGSLAGIALLVYVFPDLIYSIVSPQQVAEMQSMYDPDASRLGRGAERASSEDWMMFGYYVMHNIGIAFQTFAAGLLFGLGSVFFLIFNGLIIGAVSGHLTEIGYGQTFWSFVIGHGAFELSAIALAGAAGLQLGWALIAPGPLARSESLRLAARKSVQMLCGVMVFLLIAAFIEAYWSSTTSIAPWVKYLVGAALWLMVVTYLTLAGRTRHAPE; encoded by the coding sequence ATGAAACAGAGCCAGTTCGAAAGCCGTCACCAGGCCCAATGGGAAGCCTTCACCGAGCAACTCAAGCAGTTGGAGCAGGGTAAAGCCAAGCCGAGTGACGTGGCTGATTTTCCCCGTCACTATCGACGTTTATGCCAGCACCTGGCCCTCGCCCAAGAGCGCGGCTACAGCAGTTACCTGGTAGATCCGCTGCAGCAACTTGCCCTGCGTGGCCATCAACAGTTGTACCGTCACCGCAGCCAGCTGGGCGCGAATGTATTGGCCTTCATTCTGGCCGGCTTCCCGCGGCTGGTGCGTGAACAGTGGCGCTTCGTCCTGATCGCCAGCCTGCTGTTCTTTGGCAGCCTGGCGGGCATAGCCCTGCTGGTCTACGTGTTTCCCGACCTGATCTACAGCATCGTCAGCCCCCAGCAGGTCGCCGAAATGCAAAGCATGTACGACCCGGACGCCAGCCGCCTGGGCCGCGGTGCCGAGCGTGCCTCCAGCGAAGACTGGATGATGTTTGGCTACTACGTGATGCACAACATCGGCATTGCCTTCCAGACCTTCGCCGCCGGCCTGCTGTTTGGCCTGGGCAGCGTGTTCTTTCTGATTTTCAACGGATTGATCATTGGGGCTGTCTCCGGCCACCTGACCGAAATTGGCTATGGCCAGACCTTCTGGTCATTTGTCATCGGCCACGGTGCATTCGAGCTGAGCGCCATCGCATTGGCCGGCGCGGCGGGCTTGCAACTGGGTTGGGCGCTGATCGCTCCGGGGCCGCTGGCTCGCAGCGAATCCCTGCGCCTGGCGGCACGCAAAAGCGTGCAGATGCTCTGTGGCGTCATGGTGTTCCTGCTGATCGCGGCCTTTATTGAAGCCTACTGGTCTTCCACCACATCGATCGCCCCCTGGGTCAAATACCTCGTCGGCGCTGCGCTTTGGCTCATGGTCGTCACTTACCTGACCCTTGCTGGACGGACCCGCCATGCGCCTGAGTGA
- a CDS encoding DUF4129 domain-containing protein, with amino-acid sequence MRLSDASVVIRPRTAWEAMDLGVLMAREHRLLLMSSWALVSLPVFALLTVLLWEHPSMAMFVFWWLKPAFDRLPLYILSKALFGETPRLKDAVRHWPRLLKNQLLVSLTWRRLSLSRSFVLPVSQLEGLGGQARQQRLGVLLQRNAGAARWLTIIGVHLEIGLWFGCMAMFYLFIPDQVELDWDWQRLALGTGSNWLWLEHLTNAFYALILVFWEPIYVACGFSLYLNRRTVLEAWDLELVFRRLRQRLSSVAPLLLLVVGLLLLPSSPPAMAGDSNARTPLSTQAAAQSIKTVLEQPPFKNPETVTRYRFGDDKPATKNKAHGDGKLPAWLESLLDSLNSNTFKHVGQGLEVILWSLVIGLLALLVWRYRDWLRAFVGWRPQPSPKHTKPAPAQLFGLELGVETLPEDIASTAEQLWLTQPREALGLLYRGLLSRLLHDYSLPLKSADTEGQVLERIHQLHQPQLLAFSAELTRHWQNLAYGHHLPPASVQQKLCTDWRALFSSGAAQ; translated from the coding sequence ATGCGCCTGAGTGACGCCAGCGTGGTGATTCGCCCACGTACCGCCTGGGAAGCCATGGACCTTGGCGTATTAATGGCCCGGGAACATCGCCTGCTGTTGATGAGCAGCTGGGCGCTGGTGAGCCTGCCGGTGTTTGCCTTGCTCACCGTCTTGCTTTGGGAACACCCGTCCATGGCAATGTTCGTGTTCTGGTGGCTCAAGCCGGCTTTCGATCGCTTGCCGCTGTACATCCTGTCCAAGGCCCTGTTTGGAGAAACGCCGCGTCTCAAAGACGCCGTACGCCATTGGCCACGACTGCTGAAAAACCAGTTGCTGGTCAGCCTGACCTGGCGACGACTCAGCCTGAGTCGCAGTTTCGTGTTGCCGGTCAGCCAACTCGAAGGCCTCGGTGGCCAGGCACGCCAGCAACGTCTGGGGGTACTGCTGCAACGCAACGCCGGTGCCGCGCGCTGGCTGACCATCATCGGCGTACACCTGGAAATCGGCCTGTGGTTTGGCTGCATGGCGATGTTTTATCTGTTTATACCGGATCAGGTTGAGCTGGATTGGGACTGGCAACGCCTGGCGCTTGGCACGGGATCGAACTGGCTGTGGCTGGAACACCTGACCAATGCCTTCTACGCCCTGATACTGGTGTTCTGGGAGCCGATCTATGTTGCCTGCGGTTTCAGCCTGTACCTCAATCGTCGCACCGTGCTGGAAGCCTGGGACCTGGAGCTGGTATTCCGTCGACTGCGCCAACGCCTGAGCAGTGTCGCGCCGCTGCTACTGCTGGTTGTCGGGCTGTTGCTGCTACCGTCGAGCCCGCCGGCCATGGCTGGCGACTCAAACGCACGCACGCCACTCAGTACTCAGGCCGCCGCCCAATCGATCAAGACTGTGCTGGAGCAGCCCCCGTTCAAAAACCCGGAAACCGTCACGCGTTATCGTTTTGGGGATGACAAGCCTGCGACTAAAAACAAAGCGCACGGTGACGGCAAATTACCAGCCTGGCTTGAGTCGCTGCTGGACAGCCTCAACAGCAACACCTTCAAACATGTCGGCCAGGGCTTGGAAGTTATCCTTTGGAGCCTGGTGATCGGTCTCTTGGCCCTGCTGGTCTGGCGCTACCGTGACTGGCTGCGCGCCTTTGTCGGCTGGCGCCCGCAGCCCAGCCCTAAACACACCAAGCCAGCCCCGGCGCAGTTGTTCGGCCTTGAACTGGGTGTCGAGACGTTGCCGGAAGACATCGCCAGTACCGCCGAGCAACTGTGGCTCACTCAGCCACGGGAAGCACTTGGCCTTCTATATCGAGGCCTGCTCAGTCGATTGCTGCATGACTACAGCCTGCCACTGAAAAGCGCCGATACCGAAGGCCAGGTGCTGGAGCGCATTCACCAGCTGCATCAACCGCAGCTGCTGGCGTTCAGTGCAGAATTGACCCGTCACTGGCAGAACCTCGCCTACGGTCACCACCTGCCTCCAGCCTCAGTCCAGCAGAAACTCTGCACCGATTGGCGCGCGTTGTTCAGTTCGGGGGCCGCCCAATGA
- a CDS encoding DUF4350 domain-containing protein encodes MNRPLVWIGVLLACLLGAGALYAWHKAIPFDEVVDRGPSPQARQNPYLAAEHFLREQGLAVEHANNLERLTQLPATGNSLLILGERSNMTPRQVDQLLGWTKSGGHLLVVAEALWDEETGKSGDLLLDRLNIHQLMSDVPDEPASPRKKKAAPDLTKLYVDNETAPAYFSFDTAFNLTDPKHVAQFSANSAKASHLMQLDFGNGTVTVVTDSDLWKTPAIGKHDNAWLLWYLNQGTDVTLLFNSDVDNLLTLLLRYFPQALVAFVALITLALWQAGMRQGPIQAPAPKARRQLQEHLKASADFLLRRSGQGPLLQALQRDVQRAARRRHPGFEHLETAEQWQVLERLTRQPSHVISQALGPLPAKRLSSADFCRQVACLQTLRNAL; translated from the coding sequence ATGAACCGCCCATTAGTCTGGATCGGTGTACTGCTGGCCTGCCTGCTGGGAGCCGGAGCCCTTTATGCCTGGCACAAGGCAATCCCTTTTGACGAAGTGGTGGATCGCGGCCCTTCGCCCCAGGCCCGGCAGAACCCCTATCTGGCCGCCGAGCATTTTCTACGCGAGCAAGGTTTGGCCGTTGAGCATGCCAATAACCTTGAACGACTCACCCAACTCCCGGCCACAGGCAATAGCCTGCTGATCCTGGGCGAACGCAGCAACATGACCCCGCGCCAAGTGGATCAACTGTTGGGCTGGACCAAGTCGGGAGGGCACTTGCTGGTGGTTGCCGAAGCGTTATGGGATGAAGAAACAGGCAAGAGCGGCGACCTGCTGCTTGACCGTTTGAACATCCACCAACTGATGAGTGACGTCCCTGACGAGCCGGCCTCCCCGCGCAAAAAGAAAGCGGCTCCGGATCTGACCAAGCTCTACGTCGACAATGAAACGGCCCCGGCCTATTTCAGCTTCGATACCGCCTTCAACCTTACCGACCCCAAACACGTTGCACAGTTTTCCGCGAATAGCGCCAAGGCCAGCCACCTGATGCAACTCGACTTCGGCAACGGCACCGTGACGGTTGTGACCGACAGCGACCTGTGGAAAACCCCGGCCATCGGCAAACACGACAACGCCTGGCTGCTGTGGTATCTCAACCAAGGCACTGACGTGACCTTGCTGTTCAACAGTGACGTAGACAATTTACTGACCCTGTTGCTGCGCTATTTCCCCCAGGCCCTGGTGGCATTTGTTGCGCTGATTACCCTGGCGCTGTGGCAGGCCGGTATGCGCCAAGGCCCTATCCAGGCGCCGGCGCCCAAGGCTCGCCGGCAGTTGCAGGAACACTTGAAGGCCAGCGCCGACTTCCTGCTGCGCCGCAGTGGCCAGGGCCCACTCCTGCAAGCCTTGCAGCGTGACGTCCAACGCGCTGCAAGACGGCGTCACCCTGGCTTTGAACACCTCGAAACCGCTGAACAGTGGCAGGTGCTCGAACGCCTGACGCGCCAACCCTCCCACGTCATCAGTCAGGCCCTCGGCCCACTCCCGGCAAAACGGCTCAGCAGCGCCGATTTCTGCCGTCAGGTGGCGTGCCTGCAAACTCTCAGGAATGCCCTATGA
- a CDS encoding AAA family ATPase produces MSDFPAATAPTSETLQHASGQAQALRVELRKAVIGQDQVIDDVLTALIAGGHVLLEGVPGLGKTLLVRALARCFGGDFARIQFTPDLMPSDVTGHAVYDLHTEQFKLRKGPLFTHLLLADEINRAPAKTQAALLEAMQERQVTLEGEALPIGQPFMVLATQNPIEQEGTYPLPEAELDRFMLKVRMDYPDAQQELEMVREVTRSSRADMLDVQPLRTVLQAEDVLRLQQIASELPLDEQVLDYAVRLARATRTWPGLAIGAGPRASIALVRGARARALLRGGEFVTPDDIKGCALAVLRHRVRIAPELDIDGLEVDQVLQQLLDQIAAPRQ; encoded by the coding sequence ATGAGCGATTTTCCAGCAGCCACGGCTCCGACCAGCGAAACCCTTCAACACGCCAGTGGGCAGGCGCAAGCCCTGCGCGTTGAACTGCGTAAGGCAGTGATCGGCCAGGACCAGGTGATTGACGACGTACTCACCGCACTGATCGCCGGCGGCCACGTGCTGCTCGAAGGCGTACCGGGCCTGGGCAAGACGCTGCTGGTACGCGCCTTGGCCCGGTGTTTCGGGGGCGATTTCGCGCGTATCCAGTTCACGCCGGACCTGATGCCCAGCGATGTCACCGGCCATGCCGTCTACGACCTGCATACCGAACAGTTCAAACTGCGCAAGGGGCCGCTGTTCACGCATTTGTTGCTGGCCGACGAAATCAACCGCGCCCCGGCCAAGACTCAGGCCGCCCTGCTCGAAGCCATGCAGGAACGCCAGGTCACCCTCGAGGGCGAGGCGCTGCCTATCGGCCAGCCGTTCATGGTGCTGGCGACGCAAAACCCCATCGAGCAGGAAGGCACTTACCCTCTGCCCGAGGCCGAGCTGGACCGGTTCATGCTCAAAGTACGCATGGACTACCCCGATGCACAGCAGGAGCTGGAGATGGTGCGCGAGGTGACCCGCTCATCCAGGGCGGACATGCTCGATGTGCAACCGCTGCGCACCGTGCTGCAAGCCGAGGACGTACTGCGACTGCAGCAGATTGCCAGTGAACTGCCGTTGGATGAACAGGTACTCGACTACGCCGTGCGCCTGGCGCGGGCCACACGCACCTGGCCTGGGCTGGCTATCGGCGCCGGCCCTCGGGCGTCCATCGCACTGGTTCGCGGTGCTCGCGCCAGAGCCTTGTTGCGCGGGGGTGAATTTGTCACCCCGGACGACATCAAGGGCTGTGCGCTGGCGGTATTGCGTCACCGGGTGCGCATTGCACCGGAGTTGGACATCGACGGCCTTGAGGTCGACCAGGTGCTCCAGCAGTTGCTGGACCAGATTGCGGCGCCGCGGCAGTGA
- a CDS encoding DUF58 domain-containing protein, which yields MKPTRLLLAWLGALLGLNTLLGVAAALQFKVPDTLHSVAWGLLLALLLLTLLDAARLRRRPSVQVQRQMPGSMALGRWGDVRLTLTHNYPQPLTVQVFDHVPDGLSMENLPQSIELRPGERSELGYRLRPLRRGHFRFSRCEIHLPSPFGLWSARRFIEVNDTTRVYPDFARLYGAQLLGVDNWLSQLGVQQRQRRGLGLEFHQLREFREGDSLRQIDWKATARQRTPIAREYQDERDQQIVFMLDCGRRMRSQDDELSHFDHALNACLLLSYVALRQGDAVGLCTFAGDQPRYLAPVKGSGQLNLLLNAVYDLDTTRRSADYQAAASQLLARQKRRALVIVVTNLRDEDDEALLTAVKRISRQHRVLVASLREEVLDQLRQAPVQTLPEALAYSGTVDYLNTRNELHDRLSAHGLSVVDTSPSALGAALVTRYLGWKKAGVF from the coding sequence ATGAAGCCGACCCGACTGCTGCTGGCCTGGCTGGGTGCGCTACTGGGCCTGAACACCTTGCTCGGCGTTGCCGCAGCATTGCAGTTCAAGGTGCCCGACACCTTGCATTCGGTCGCCTGGGGCCTGCTGCTGGCGCTGTTGCTGCTGACCCTGCTGGATGCTGCACGCTTGCGTCGGCGCCCTTCTGTGCAAGTGCAACGGCAAATGCCCGGCAGCATGGCGCTCGGGCGCTGGGGTGACGTTCGCCTGACGCTCACCCACAACTACCCGCAGCCACTGACGGTGCAGGTGTTCGATCACGTCCCGGACGGCCTGAGCATGGAAAACCTGCCTCAGTCCATCGAACTGCGCCCCGGTGAACGCAGTGAGCTGGGTTATCGGCTACGCCCTCTGCGGCGTGGGCACTTCCGTTTCAGCCGTTGTGAAATTCACCTGCCCAGCCCCTTCGGGCTCTGGTCAGCACGACGTTTTATTGAAGTTAACGATACAACCCGCGTCTACCCGGACTTCGCCCGGCTGTACGGCGCGCAGCTGCTGGGTGTGGATAACTGGCTGAGCCAACTTGGTGTGCAACAACGTCAGCGCCGGGGGTTAGGGCTGGAATTCCATCAACTGCGTGAATTTCGCGAAGGCGACAGCCTGCGCCAGATAGATTGGAAGGCCACCGCCCGCCAACGCACGCCCATCGCCCGGGAATACCAGGATGAGCGCGACCAGCAAATTGTGTTCATGCTTGATTGCGGCCGACGCATGCGCAGCCAGGATGACGAGTTATCGCACTTCGACCACGCGCTTAACGCATGCCTGCTGCTCAGCTATGTCGCACTGCGCCAGGGCGATGCCGTGGGTCTGTGCACCTTTGCCGGTGACCAGCCACGCTACCTGGCGCCGGTCAAGGGCAGCGGCCAGTTGAACCTGCTGCTGAATGCGGTGTACGACCTGGATACCACCCGGCGCAGCGCGGACTACCAGGCCGCCGCCAGCCAACTGCTGGCTCGGCAGAAACGCCGGGCGCTGGTGATCGTGGTCACGAACCTGCGCGATGAGGACGATGAAGCACTGCTGACAGCGGTGAAGCGCATCAGCCGACAGCATCGTGTATTGGTGGCCAGCCTGCGCGAGGAGGTGCTTGATCAACTGCGCCAGGCCCCCGTGCAGACCTTGCCCGAGGCACTGGCTTATAGCGGCACGGTGGACTACCTCAACACGCGTAACGAACTCCACGACCGGCTGAGCGCGCATGGGTTGTCCGTAGTGGACACCTCACCTTCGGCGCTGGGTGCCGCCCTGGTGACGCGTTATCTGGGTTGGAAAAAAGCCGGCGTATTTTGA
- a CDS encoding PilZ domain-containing protein, with protein MVTHRRIERHQLHCFLQVFNRLTDKPIGFLGNVSENGLMLISQLPMMVDVDFELRLKVPGPDGELQAIDLTATCLWSHEDINPQYYDSGFSVIDACEEYGQLITALLNYFSFDPLQASA; from the coding sequence ATGGTTACCCACCGACGGATCGAGCGGCACCAGTTACATTGCTTCCTGCAGGTGTTCAATCGTCTTACCGACAAGCCTATCGGTTTTCTGGGCAATGTTTCCGAAAACGGGCTGATGTTGATCAGCCAATTGCCCATGATGGTCGATGTGGACTTCGAGTTGCGCCTGAAAGTCCCTGGGCCGGACGGCGAACTCCAGGCCATTGACCTTACCGCGACCTGCCTGTGGAGCCATGAGGACATCAATCCTCAGTATTATGACTCCGGGTTCAGTGTGATTGATGCGTGCGAAGAGTACGGGCAACTGATCACCGCCTTGTTGAATTACTTCAGTTTTGATCCCTTGCAGGCATCCGCCTAG
- a CDS encoding tetratricopeptide repeat protein has product MRILLVAALAVSVVGCTRWSMDHHLNNAYRAYGVGDCERVTLELSQVDRESRTRRYVQPEVSMLRGQCLERQKLFVDAVQTYQFIISQYPTSEYAFRARARLDTLQQLGHYPGASVAQPRPASL; this is encoded by the coding sequence ATGCGAATTTTGCTCGTTGCTGCCCTGGCCGTCAGTGTTGTCGGCTGTACCCGCTGGTCGATGGACCACCATTTGAACAATGCTTACCGCGCCTATGGGGTGGGTGATTGCGAGCGCGTCACCCTGGAATTGTCCCAGGTCGACCGTGAGAGCCGTACCCGTCGTTACGTACAACCGGAGGTCTCGATGTTGCGCGGACAATGCCTGGAACGGCAGAAGTTGTTCGTGGACGCCGTACAAACCTACCAATTCATCATCAGTCAGTACCCGACGAGTGAGTACGCTTTCCGCGCTCGCGCCAGGCTCGACACCCTGCAGCAATTGGGGCATTACCCCGGCGCCAGCGTTGCGCAGCCACGGCCAGCGTCTTTGTAA